Proteins encoded in a region of the Candidatus Obscuribacter sp. genome:
- a CDS encoding GGDEF domain-containing protein, which produces MSNDRQKRLSEREERERLFQQRLAELRARNNQFPWSLGETPDFEIPQEQSKLFADRYIEDPSLSDEEVERRALLDLNSFNFWSFYKRLNYETKRAIRYKRPLSLLFVTVDRLDRVLDHHGMPGENAVILACGRALLGCVRDVDVAGRCRDDSFGVILPETPRAGAEIAAERIRTKMENLGVDLGNTTIFATVTVGGASLEEGIEKPDQLIAITVEGLKAGLSAGGNSVQFPSI; this is translated from the coding sequence ATGAGTAACGACAGGCAAAAAAGACTGAGCGAAAGAGAAGAACGCGAAAGACTTTTTCAGCAGCGCCTGGCTGAGCTGAGAGCGCGTAATAATCAGTTTCCCTGGTCTCTGGGCGAGACTCCTGATTTTGAGATACCGCAAGAGCAGTCCAAGCTATTTGCTGACCGCTACATTGAGGACCCTTCACTTTCTGATGAAGAAGTTGAAAGGCGGGCATTGCTTGATCTCAATTCTTTTAACTTCTGGTCTTTTTATAAGCGCCTCAATTACGAGACCAAGCGTGCGATCCGCTATAAAAGACCTTTGTCACTTTTGTTTGTCACTGTAGACAGACTGGATCGGGTGCTGGACCATCATGGTATGCCCGGCGAAAACGCTGTGATTTTAGCTTGTGGGCGTGCTTTGCTGGGTTGTGTGCGTGATGTGGATGTGGCTGGGCGCTGTCGCGATGATAGCTTTGGCGTGATACTGCCAGAGACACCACGGGCAGGTGCCGAGATAGCCGCTGAACGTATCCGTACCAAGATGGAAAATCTTGGCGTCGACCTGGGCAATACCACCATATTTGCCACTGTCACTGTGGGCGGTGCTAGCCTTGAGGAAGGCATCGAAAAACCCGATCAACTGATTGCTATCACTGTAGAAGGACTTAAAGCCGGTCTCAGTGCAGGCGGCAATTCGGTGCAGTTTCCTTCGATTTAA
- a CDS encoding tetratricopeptide repeat protein: MALTKIALGNAARKVTLLILGVTAVTALPLAAFAKDNTDMTAPAKGVEWTKIQDLNPNATATNRPIKQKWAVVIGAAKFKEPRLNGMDSKMDIAARNFVTYLKDPNGGRFPESHVKALINSEATRQNIVTNLSKGWLGSLAGPDDLVVVFISTHGFPTTDGGTYLSAYDCALDNVYSTCISMQGLMDTLKQDVKTDRIVMVIESPYSGAAELTAGAKALFKGTSIDLDKVVLGKGFIILSSSKPDQMTWGNSFSNNLIEALKSKDGMVPLQEAFAIAREKTEYDTGTGNAATKKQTPTFKSDWKGNDIVLGAPTLGDVKEIPDNVLNFVAAESHYLKANNAVSQGDLDGALKEYEAAFAVDNTYADAIGDWGAVLAIKGDWAGAAAKYQKAIELRPRDALFRANYARVLTKLGQSEESIKQLETAYQLNPKDRIILSALSGKCIEAGNFDSAINLLEQATFLFPQSAQMQDKLSYAYARAGNYNQSLAHAREALKLDPKLVSAKINLGSALLVKGNCEEANKAYKEGTELDPKNADAHFLLASTLERLGDTAGAKNELSAFMALVPTSDPRVSKAKEKLATLK, translated from the coding sequence ATGGCACTTACAAAAATTGCCCTCGGTAATGCCGCGCGCAAAGTGACCCTGCTTATCCTTGGTGTGACCGCGGTCACAGCCCTGCCTCTGGCGGCCTTTGCCAAAGACAATACAGATATGACAGCTCCAGCTAAGGGTGTTGAGTGGACTAAAATCCAAGATCTCAATCCCAACGCTACTGCCACCAACCGCCCCATCAAACAAAAATGGGCTGTGGTAATTGGTGCAGCTAAATTTAAAGAGCCACGCCTCAATGGCATGGACTCCAAGATGGATATCGCTGCTCGTAATTTTGTCACCTACCTAAAAGATCCAAACGGTGGCAGATTTCCCGAGAGCCACGTCAAAGCTCTGATTAACTCAGAAGCAACCAGACAAAATATTGTCACCAACTTAAGTAAAGGTTGGCTCGGTAGCTTGGCTGGACCAGACGATCTAGTAGTTGTCTTTATTTCTACACATGGCTTTCCCACTACTGATGGTGGCACTTATCTCAGTGCTTACGACTGTGCACTGGATAACGTCTACTCGACCTGTATCTCGATGCAGGGTCTGATGGACACGCTCAAACAAGACGTCAAAACAGACCGCATCGTCATGGTGATTGAGTCCCCATACAGCGGTGCAGCCGAACTCACCGCAGGAGCCAAGGCGCTCTTTAAGGGCACAAGCATCGACCTGGACAAAGTAGTACTGGGCAAGGGGTTTATCATTCTTTCTTCCAGTAAGCCAGATCAGATGACCTGGGGCAATTCGTTTAGTAACAATCTAATCGAAGCACTCAAGTCCAAAGACGGTATGGTGCCTCTGCAAGAAGCATTTGCTATTGCCCGGGAAAAAACCGAGTATGACACCGGCACTGGTAATGCTGCCACCAAAAAGCAAACACCAACCTTTAAGAGTGACTGGAAAGGCAATGACATCGTCCTTGGTGCTCCGACACTCGGCGATGTCAAAGAAATACCAGACAATGTCCTAAACTTTGTCGCCGCCGAATCCCACTATCTAAAGGCTAACAATGCAGTCAGCCAGGGCGATCTAGACGGCGCCCTCAAAGAATACGAAGCAGCCTTTGCTGTCGATAACACCTATGCTGATGCTATCGGTGACTGGGGCGCAGTCCTGGCTATCAAAGGTGACTGGGCAGGAGCTGCCGCCAAATACCAAAAAGCTATTGAACTGAGACCCCGTGACGCTCTATTTAGAGCCAATTACGCCCGTGTCTTGACCAAACTGGGTCAAAGCGAAGAATCAATCAAGCAACTGGAAACAGCCTACCAGCTCAATCCTAAAGACCGCATCATCTTGAGTGCTCTATCGGGCAAATGCATCGAAGCAGGCAATTTTGATAGTGCCATCAATTTGCTGGAGCAGGCTACTTTTCTCTTCCCTCAGTCAGCTCAGATGCAAGACAAACTGTCTTATGCCTACGCCCGGGCTGGTAACTACAACCAGTCTCTGGCACACGCTAGAGAAGCACTCAAACTCGATCCCAAACTGGTATCAGCAAAAATCAATCTAGGCTCGGCTCTACTGGTCAAAGGCAACTGCGAAGAAGCCAACAAAGCCTACAAAGAAGGCACTGAGTTAGATCCCAAAAACGCTGACGCGCACTTTCTACTGGCTAGTACTCTAGAGCGCCTCGGGGACACCGCCGGTGCCAAAAATGAGCTATCTGCTTTTATGGCACTGGTGCCAACGAGCGATCCTCGCGTGAGTAAAGCCAAAGAAAAACTAGCGACCCTAAAGTAG
- a CDS encoding zinc-dependent alcohol dehydrogenase family protein — MVTQSICVRFHETGDASVLRFDKVPLTEPGAGEVRIKVHALGLNRAEVLLRQGLYLEKPTFPSRIGYEASGVIEAIGEGVTGFTVGQKVSTIPCFSQTKYGVYGEHAIVPARSLAIYPDHLTDEQAAAIWMQYLTAYGALIQQAGLKSGQFVLITAASSSVGFAAIQIVKREGGIAIATTRSASKRDSLLEAGADHVIVTDESDIVAECKIITRGKGVDIIFDAIAGPMLVPLARAAAHEGKIYLYGALSLETTVFPFQIALKKGLSVSGYTMFQVTEDPERMAQGQKYIYDGLADGSLVPVIDKVFAFKKLAQAHEYMESNQQKGKIVVSVP; from the coding sequence ATGGTGACACAATCAATTTGCGTGCGCTTCCATGAGACAGGGGATGCCTCTGTTTTGCGTTTTGATAAAGTGCCTCTTACAGAGCCTGGCGCTGGCGAGGTGCGTATCAAAGTGCATGCCCTTGGTCTTAACCGGGCTGAGGTGCTTTTACGTCAGGGATTATATTTAGAAAAACCCACTTTCCCCAGTCGCATTGGCTACGAAGCCAGTGGGGTTATTGAGGCTATCGGTGAGGGTGTCACAGGTTTTACCGTCGGTCAAAAAGTAAGTACGATTCCGTGTTTTTCGCAGACAAAATATGGCGTCTATGGTGAGCACGCTATTGTGCCCGCCAGGAGTCTGGCTATTTATCCTGATCATCTTACCGACGAGCAAGCTGCGGCTATCTGGATGCAGTATCTCACCGCCTATGGTGCACTGATCCAGCAGGCTGGTCTCAAGTCTGGGCAATTTGTATTGATTACGGCTGCTTCCAGCTCAGTTGGATTTGCGGCTATTCAGATAGTCAAAAGGGAGGGTGGTATCGCCATTGCCACCACTAGGAGTGCTAGCAAAAGAGATAGCTTGTTGGAGGCTGGTGCCGATCATGTGATTGTTACTGATGAGAGCGACATCGTTGCCGAGTGCAAAATAATCACTCGCGGCAAGGGTGTTGATATCATATTTGATGCAATTGCCGGACCGATGCTTGTGCCACTAGCCCGTGCCGCAGCGCACGAGGGCAAAATCTATCTCTATGGTGCTTTATCGCTTGAGACTACAGTTTTTCCTTTTCAGATTGCGCTCAAAAAGGGTCTTAGCGTGAGCGGTTATACGATGTTCCAGGTGACAGAAGATCCTGAGCGTATGGCTCAAGGGCAAAAATATATCTACGACGGTCTGGCTGACGGCTCTCTGGTGCCAGTCATCGACAAAGTGTTTGCCTTTAAAAAGCTGGCTCAGGCCCATGAGTACATGGAGTCTAATCAACAAAAGGGCAAGATTGTAGTATCAGTACCGTAA
- the dnaK gene encoding molecular chaperone DnaK: MAKTVGIDLGTTNSVVAVMEGGRPTVISNAEGGRTTPSVVAFNKAGERLCGLLARRQAVVNPTNTIYSIKRFVGRRFSEVSEEMKIVSYKVKEAPDGGCRVLIGDKDYSPEEISAIILRKLKEDAEKYLGEKVTTAVITVPAYFNDSQRQATKNAGTIAGLDVLRIINEPTAAALAYGVERKDKDETILVFDLGGGTFDVSILEVSDGLIEVKSTSGDTHLGGDDFDHKLVQWIGEEFLKTESIDLRKDPQALQRLTEAAEKAKIELSQVTETNISLPFITANESGPKHLDMKLTRSRFNELTHDLVERCKTPIEQALSDAKLTYNDIDEIVLVGGSTRIPAVKDLVKSLTGGKEPNQSVNPDEVVAVGAALQAGVLAGEVSDLVLLDVTPLSLGIETMGGVFAKLVERNTTIPCHKTQMCSTAEDNQAAVDVYIFQGERAMARDNKKLGNFRLDGIQPAPRGVPRIEVSFDIDANGIVQVSAKDLNSGKEQKVTITASTNLTKEDIDRLVREAAANAEEDLKVKAMADLRNEADGLIYMVEKHIKENAEALSDEVKDKGHELIAQLRKETSENAEEKQIRDTMDKIRGHIVVLDQEANQYRSTKADEKAKEEAAAKEAEAGTEDSEQPKAGEEGEASDNGNGTGDASSSEPKDSEPAETI; this comes from the coding sequence ATGGCCAAGACAGTTGGAATAGATTTAGGTACAACAAACTCCGTAGTTGCGGTGATGGAAGGTGGCAGACCCACCGTCATCTCAAACGCCGAAGGTGGTCGTACAACACCATCCGTAGTGGCATTTAACAAGGCTGGCGAGCGTCTTTGCGGACTTTTGGCAAGACGTCAGGCTGTAGTTAATCCTACAAATACTATTTATTCGATTAAGCGTTTTGTCGGCAGAAGATTTAGCGAAGTCTCAGAAGAGATGAAAATCGTCTCTTACAAAGTCAAAGAGGCTCCAGATGGCGGTTGCCGCGTCCTAATCGGCGACAAAGACTATAGCCCTGAAGAAATCTCAGCCATCATCCTGCGCAAGCTCAAAGAAGACGCCGAAAAATATCTGGGCGAAAAGGTTACCACTGCTGTAATTACAGTCCCTGCCTACTTTAACGACTCGCAACGTCAAGCCACCAAAAACGCTGGCACCATTGCGGGTCTGGATGTACTGCGGATCATCAACGAGCCTACTGCCGCAGCTCTGGCTTACGGTGTCGAAAGAAAAGACAAAGACGAAACCATCCTGGTATTTGACCTCGGCGGCGGTACCTTTGACGTATCTATCCTGGAAGTCTCTGACGGTCTTATTGAAGTAAAATCCACTTCGGGCGACACCCACCTCGGCGGCGATGACTTTGACCACAAACTGGTGCAATGGATTGGCGAAGAGTTTCTCAAGACCGAATCAATCGACTTGCGCAAAGATCCTCAAGCACTGCAAAGACTGACCGAAGCAGCGGAAAAAGCCAAAATTGAACTTTCGCAAGTAACTGAAACCAATATTTCACTGCCATTTATCACTGCCAACGAATCCGGTCCCAAGCACCTCGACATGAAGCTGACCAGATCTCGCTTTAACGAACTCACCCATGACCTCGTTGAGCGCTGCAAGACCCCAATCGAGCAAGCTCTCAGCGATGCCAAACTAACCTATAACGATATCGACGAAATCGTCCTGGTAGGCGGCTCCACTCGTATACCGGCAGTCAAAGACCTGGTCAAGAGCCTGACTGGTGGCAAAGAACCCAACCAGAGCGTCAACCCCGATGAGGTTGTAGCTGTAGGGGCAGCATTGCAAGCTGGCGTACTGGCTGGCGAAGTATCCGACCTTGTCCTCCTCGATGTCACACCACTATCGCTTGGTATTGAGACCATGGGCGGCGTATTTGCCAAACTAGTCGAGCGCAATACCACTATCCCATGCCACAAAACCCAAATGTGCTCTACTGCTGAGGACAATCAAGCAGCAGTTGATGTCTATATCTTCCAGGGCGAAAGAGCCATGGCCAGAGACAACAAAAAACTGGGCAACTTCCGCCTCGATGGCATCCAACCTGCTCCCAGAGGCGTGCCGCGCATCGAAGTATCTTTTGATATTGACGCAAACGGCATAGTCCAGGTCTCAGCTAAGGACCTAAACTCCGGCAAGGAGCAAAAGGTAACCATCACAGCCAGCACCAACTTGACCAAAGAAGACATCGACAGACTGGTGCGCGAAGCCGCTGCCAATGCTGAAGAAGACCTCAAAGTCAAAGCCATGGCCGACCTGCGCAACGAAGCAGATGGTCTTATCTATATGGTCGAAAAACACATCAAAGAAAATGCTGAAGCCCTGAGCGATGAAGTCAAAGACAAAGGTCATGAACTAATCGCCCAGCTGCGCAAAGAAACCTCCGAAAACGCTGAAGAGAAGCAAATACGCGACACCATGGACAAAATCCGTGGTCACATCGTCGTACTCGACCAGGAAGCTAATCAATATAGAAGTACCAAAGCTGACGAAAAAGCCAAGGAAGAAGCTGCTGCTAAAGAAGCAGAAGCAGGCACTGAGGATAGCGAACAGCCAAAAGCTGGGGAAGAAGGCGAAGCCTCTGACAATGGTAATGGCACTGGCGATGCATCAAGCTCTGAGCCCAAAGACTCAGAACCAGCCGAAACCATCTAG
- a CDS encoding alpha/beta fold hydrolase → MKIVSRKVVALSCLSVLASYTGAVNLTSQVQAQPGRVRSTSMDKIPCVRWYDEKADNKAVLFCIHGLGLHKGTYEEFGQEMARRGLITYAIDVRGFGTWTQKQRDAQLDLNGALADIRRALADIRRMHPNMPIILLGESMGGAIAIHSAAQNPELVDGIISSVPAGDRFSNVDDGLKLGFHALFGGFDKPVDIGPMIVGKATNKDDLRTKWLSDPLCRTKLSPNELLTFKSFMDKNFDCAGQVKTCPVLFIQGCKDKLVRPAGTWKLFDSLSTPNKELVMSTSAEHLIFEQGQFSQGDLAFVTKWVDKSVLHRASEADIAQANKDADAAKKSEEDKAREKQELEKLASIAPIVHAKKPQITEKSIPTLEAQSQAISYWIELFRNGKVYRCNNKLAFKSGDAIRFHVIPQTDGYAYILMKQGSSGKKAILFPSKDTGTNNFLNAGVDYPLPYTDWLTFDSNPGVEKVSLMFSKHKVANESELTDKAQLTAFISDDMSGAKDLVPTRMQLSWDDPTPVILPDQLSANEKLAQNKPATTSNGSLVKVTFNDPSGMLAVDVALAHQ, encoded by the coding sequence ATGAAAATCGTCAGTAGAAAAGTCGTAGCGCTATCCTGCTTGTCTGTCCTTGCCTCTTATACAGGCGCTGTCAATCTGACAAGTCAAGTACAGGCCCAGCCCGGGCGCGTCAGATCGACTAGCATGGACAAAATCCCCTGTGTGCGCTGGTATGACGAAAAAGCCGACAACAAAGCCGTGCTCTTTTGTATCCATGGTCTTGGTCTGCACAAAGGCACCTATGAAGAATTTGGTCAGGAGATGGCCAGACGTGGGCTAATAACCTATGCCATCGACGTACGTGGCTTTGGCACCTGGACCCAAAAACAAAGAGACGCTCAACTAGACTTGAATGGCGCACTGGCCGACATCAGACGTGCTCTTGCCGACATCAGACGCATGCATCCCAACATGCCAATCATCCTCCTGGGCGAATCAATGGGTGGAGCAATTGCTATCCATTCCGCTGCGCAAAACCCAGAACTAGTCGATGGCATTATCTCATCGGTACCAGCTGGCGATCGTTTTAGCAATGTAGACGATGGACTTAAATTAGGCTTTCATGCGCTCTTTGGTGGCTTTGATAAACCGGTCGATATCGGACCGATGATTGTCGGTAAAGCCACAAACAAAGACGATCTACGCACAAAATGGCTGAGTGACCCGCTCTGCCGTACCAAACTTTCACCCAATGAGCTTTTGACCTTTAAGTCATTTATGGACAAAAACTTTGACTGTGCCGGTCAAGTCAAAACCTGTCCAGTACTCTTTATCCAGGGCTGCAAGGACAAGCTTGTCAGACCAGCTGGCACATGGAAGTTATTCGACTCACTCTCTACTCCCAACAAAGAGCTGGTCATGTCTACTTCTGCCGAGCACCTCATTTTTGAGCAAGGTCAATTTAGTCAGGGCGACCTGGCCTTTGTCACCAAATGGGTCGACAAATCGGTCCTCCATAGAGCCAGCGAAGCCGACATCGCCCAGGCCAATAAAGATGCCGATGCTGCTAAAAAGTCTGAAGAAGACAAAGCCAGAGAAAAACAAGAATTAGAAAAGCTGGCATCAATAGCCCCTATTGTCCATGCCAAAAAACCGCAAATAACCGAAAAATCAATCCCCACGCTGGAAGCTCAATCACAGGCAATCAGCTACTGGATTGAGCTATTTCGCAACGGCAAGGTTTACCGCTGCAACAACAAACTAGCATTTAAATCAGGTGATGCCATACGCTTCCATGTCATCCCTCAAACTGATGGTTATGCCTACATCTTGATGAAACAGGGTAGCAGCGGCAAAAAAGCCATACTCTTTCCATCAAAAGACACAGGCACCAATAACTTCCTCAACGCTGGAGTAGACTATCCGCTGCCTTACACTGACTGGCTTACCTTTGATAGCAACCCTGGTGTAGAAAAAGTTAGCTTGATGTTTAGCAAACACAAAGTAGCAAACGAAAGCGAACTCACCGATAAAGCACAGCTCACAGCCTTTATCTCAGACGATATGTCGGGAGCAAAAGACCTGGTACCCACCCGTATGCAGCTATCCTGGGACGATCCTACTCCTGTGATTTTGCCAGACCAGCTCAGCGCCAACGAAAAATTAGCCCAGAACAAACCTGCCACCACTTCTAATGGCAGCCTTGTCAAAGTCACCTTTAACGATCCCAGTGGCATGCTTGCCGTAGATGTGGCTCTGGCTCACCAGTAG
- a CDS encoding enoyl-CoA hydratase/isomerase family protein translates to MAENLIDTPYKPGQCVMCKVEGIEPGGYSAVIMGTVPPSASGAGKSHVRAFLPSSETLKIGQTVPATFVCMHNSRALMTFAYMMGTTEKIQKSTAPDDENAFAIWVDSYPSSQKTRRAIDLIMPALSGKLLHELKCSQAVIHKLFDELTLANFTGCIKARNEVKKSRSAMIIINGRVCGAIYGRKDAHETFAVQQALKLMREDMCEEETFLQVYELPIAVVYSMSALFLGCPIQRVQGDSISNYIDTSLMSMSLASETGCLTYSADGKQTDSLIFVHEGTPFAGYEIETQKLIEDVDVLIGEIKTKEEGQMEAHLLPEQLLSDSVKLGYKLQDDGAEQDDSAAQADSEELTTRQIHQSDDFIVDLDNNGVAFVWFNCQSRANTLGTNTLHQLKTIVNLLQTDDSIKGVVIASSKPDHFVFGADLHEIMSFDSYEQAYTLSSEGQLTFNDIAALKKPVVAAIHGACLGGGLEGALCAHRRVAATDANTLIGLPEVKIGLMPGLGGTQRLPQLIAVKSALEFILTAEPVSAERAFELGIVQELTTKEQLFDRSRALVMELINGTAPEVKAKEAEKPEVLKKLFATMERSFRIRFKGHYPAPLKAIEAVKLSQESDMMAGLDFEARSFAGLSVEGTSRNLIQIFFSQDFISRSAARQAEKHYPKPPAILGIVGSGIMGSELVKVARLVAPDMQFRVKSTTAERAADFKSHYADDDKVQTSDDLAILADADLVVEAIVEDTEQKQKMLAAIEKHVSDECTIATNTSSLELIKLGQEMRKPDRFVGLHFFYPVDKMQCVEVISHPSSSAKSVAKAISLVTAMGKTPISVKDSAGFLVNRLLCTHLLEAARLLDDGVPLNWIEDAAVAYGMPMGPFTLIDTLGLHLCFSVADQLQEAFGERFISARTKDITAKENLDGKAGGKGIYLWDESGRKLKVNDHFLAVSDLKLSDAKPSEEQVQQIQDQLFLPVLDEAARCLEEKVIRKPRELDLAMVVGTGYPAFRGGPLRYADQLGIGTVLERLKKVYELSKSAPNRQPSKLLLSMQESGRRFYSSKE, encoded by the coding sequence ATGGCTGAAAATTTGATTGATACCCCTTACAAACCTGGACAATGCGTTATGTGCAAAGTCGAGGGCATCGAGCCAGGCGGTTATAGCGCCGTCATCATGGGCACTGTACCGCCCTCAGCATCAGGGGCAGGCAAATCCCACGTACGCGCCTTTTTACCGAGCTCTGAGACGCTCAAAATCGGTCAGACAGTACCTGCCACATTTGTCTGCATGCACAATAGCCGTGCACTCATGACATTTGCCTACATGATGGGCACCACCGAAAAAATCCAGAAAAGCACCGCTCCAGACGACGAGAACGCTTTTGCGATTTGGGTCGACAGCTACCCATCCAGTCAAAAAACAAGACGCGCCATTGACCTTATCATGCCAGCTCTGTCGGGCAAACTATTGCACGAACTAAAATGCTCACAGGCTGTCATCCACAAACTATTTGACGAGCTAACGCTAGCAAACTTTACCGGCTGTATCAAAGCCCGCAACGAAGTCAAAAAGTCACGTAGCGCCATGATCATCATCAATGGCCGCGTATGTGGTGCCATCTATGGTCGCAAAGACGCACATGAGACCTTTGCCGTACAGCAAGCACTCAAGCTGATGCGCGAAGACATGTGCGAAGAAGAAACATTTTTGCAAGTCTACGAACTACCGATCGCTGTAGTCTACTCAATGTCAGCACTCTTTTTGGGATGCCCAATACAACGCGTGCAAGGCGACTCTATCTCTAACTACATCGACACATCACTGATGTCAATGTCGCTTGCCAGTGAGACCGGCTGCCTCACTTACTCAGCTGATGGTAAACAAACAGACTCACTTATATTTGTGCACGAGGGTACACCTTTTGCCGGCTACGAAATAGAAACACAAAAACTAATCGAAGACGTTGATGTCCTCATTGGTGAAATCAAAACAAAAGAAGAAGGACAGATGGAAGCCCACTTGTTGCCCGAACAATTGCTCTCAGACTCAGTCAAGCTCGGCTACAAACTGCAAGACGATGGCGCAGAGCAAGACGATAGCGCGGCGCAAGCAGACAGTGAAGAATTAACGACACGTCAAATACATCAGTCCGATGACTTTATCGTCGATCTCGATAACAATGGCGTCGCATTTGTCTGGTTTAACTGCCAGAGCCGTGCTAACACTCTAGGCACCAACACACTGCACCAGCTCAAAACAATAGTCAATCTATTGCAAACCGATGACTCCATCAAAGGTGTTGTAATTGCTTCTTCTAAGCCAGACCACTTTGTCTTTGGTGCAGATCTCCACGAGATCATGAGCTTTGACTCTTACGAGCAAGCTTACACGCTATCCTCCGAGGGTCAGCTCACATTTAACGACATTGCCGCCCTCAAAAAGCCAGTCGTAGCAGCCATCCACGGCGCCTGCCTGGGAGGCGGTCTGGAGGGAGCGCTTTGCGCTCATCGCAGAGTAGCAGCCACCGATGCCAACACACTGATAGGTCTGCCAGAGGTCAAAATCGGGCTGATGCCAGGACTGGGTGGCACACAGAGATTGCCCCAGCTCATAGCTGTCAAATCAGCACTAGAATTTATCCTCACAGCCGAGCCAGTATCCGCTGAGAGAGCCTTTGAGCTTGGTATAGTGCAAGAACTCACCACTAAAGAGCAACTCTTTGACAGAAGCCGCGCTCTTGTAATGGAGCTTATAAACGGCACCGCCCCTGAAGTCAAAGCCAAAGAAGCGGAAAAGCCAGAAGTGCTCAAAAAGCTTTTTGCCACCATGGAGCGCTCATTTAGAATCCGCTTCAAAGGCCATTATCCAGCCCCGCTCAAGGCAATCGAAGCGGTCAAACTATCCCAAGAAAGCGACATGATGGCTGGTCTTGATTTTGAAGCAAGATCCTTTGCTGGGCTATCAGTTGAAGGCACATCGCGCAACTTGATTCAAATATTCTTTTCACAGGACTTTATCTCGCGCTCAGCCGCCAGACAGGCCGAAAAGCACTATCCTAAACCACCGGCTATTTTGGGTATTGTCGGCAGTGGCATCATGGGCAGCGAGCTAGTCAAAGTGGCAAGACTGGTAGCACCAGATATGCAGTTTAGAGTAAAGAGCACCACGGCAGAGCGTGCCGCCGACTTTAAGAGTCACTACGCAGACGACGACAAAGTCCAAACATCCGATGACCTCGCTATCCTCGCCGACGCCGACCTGGTTGTGGAGGCAATAGTCGAAGACACCGAGCAAAAACAAAAGATGCTGGCCGCAATCGAAAAGCATGTCTCTGATGAATGCACCATTGCCACTAACACTTCGTCACTGGAGCTAATTAAGCTCGGTCAAGAAATGCGCAAACCAGACCGTTTTGTTGGTCTGCACTTCTTTTATCCTGTGGACAAGATGCAGTGCGTGGAAGTAATCAGCCATCCCAGTAGCTCAGCAAAATCTGTAGCCAAAGCTATTTCTCTTGTCACGGCAATGGGAAAAACCCCCATCAGTGTCAAAGACAGCGCTGGATTTTTGGTCAACCGCCTGCTCTGCACCCACTTGCTAGAAGCAGCAAGACTGCTCGATGACGGCGTACCACTCAACTGGATTGAAGATGCCGCTGTTGCCTACGGCATGCCCATGGGACCTTTTACATTGATAGATACTCTGGGCTTGCATCTATGCTTTAGCGTGGCTGATCAGCTACAAGAAGCCTTTGGTGAACGCTTTATCAGTGCTCGCACAAAAGACATCACAGCCAAAGAAAATCTCGACGGCAAAGCCGGTGGCAAGGGCATCTATCTCTGGGACGAGAGCGGGCGCAAACTAAAAGTAAATGACCATTTTTTGGCAGTCTCCGACCTCAAACTCTCAGACGCAAAACCAAGCGAAGAGCAAGTGCAGCAAATTCAAGACCAGCTATTTTTGCCGGTCCTGGACGAGGCGGCACGCTGCCTGGAAGAAAAAGTAATCCGCAAACCTAGAGAGCTAGATCTAGCGATGGTTGTGGGCACTGGCTACCCGGCTTTTAGAGGCGGTCCGCTGCGCTATGCCGACCAGTTGGGCATAGGCACAGTACTTGAGCGCCTTAAGAAGGTCTATGAGCTTTCTAAATCAGCTCCCAATCGCCAGCCAAGCAAATTGCTGCTGAGCATGCAGGAGAGCGGACGCCGGTTTTACTCCTCCAAAGAGTAA